The DNA region TCGCTCTGGTCGTCGTGCCCAGCGTGGGTGTTCCTGAGTTGCTGGCCGCCCTGCCGCGTGAACTCGGGGTCGTCCTGTGTGCCAAGGGGCTCGCGCCGGACGGGGGACGGCTGACCGACCTCGCGCGGGAACTGGGCCTCACCCACGTCGCCGTCCTGAGCGGTCCCAACCACGCCGAGGAGGTAGGGCGGGGCTTACCCGCCGCGACGGTCGTGGCAAGTGCGGACCCGGACCTCGCTCAGGCCGTGCAGGCGGCCCTCGTCTCCCCCGCCCTGCGGGTGTACACGAGCACGGACGAACTGGGGGTGGAACTCGGCGGCGTGCTGAAAAACGTGATCGCCCTCGCCGCCGGGATGGGGGACGGCCTGCGGCTGGGGGACAATGCCAAGGCGTCGCTGATCACCCGGGGTCTGCGCGAGATGGGGCGTTACCTTGAGGCCCTCGGCGCCCACGAGGACACCGTGTACGGCCTGAGCGGGCTGGGCGACCTCGTGGCGACGGCGACGAGCCGCCACAGCCGCAACCGCGCCGCCGGGGAGGCCATCGCGCGCGGCGAGAGTCCCGCCCAGGGGGGCAAGGTGGTCGAGGGCCTGCGGACGGCGGGCCTTCTCGACGTTTGGGCCACTGCCCACGGCCACGACCTTCCCATCGTCCGCGCCGTGGCGAAGGTGACGGGCGGAGAGTGGACGCCCGCGATGGGCTTGGCGCACCTGATGGAACGGGACGCCAAGCCGGAACTGGAGGGGTAGGGGTGGGCTGGGCAAGTCGAACCTTCCCCTGACCTACAGCCGCTATAAGAAGGTGAGTATGGAGACTTTTGAAACCAAAGCCCTGCAACTCGCCTACCACATGACCGAGCCCAACACCTATGAGGGGAAGGTGGGGCAGGGGTACGTGGAGGCCCGCGCCGCCGACATCCGCCGCACCTACAACATCCTGTGCGGCCTCGACCCCGAGCACCAACCTGCCGTCGCTGCCGTCCCCGCCCGCAAGGCGCCCCCCAAGCGCAAAGCGCCGGACCTTACCGACTCCGCCGAGCTGTAATTTCCGGGGAAGACATGGGGCAGAGTGAACTCCTCCAGGCCGCCGAAGAGTTCGCCCTGCCCTTCTATAACCAGTTCCACCGCGCCTACCACAACGCAGA from Deinococcus aetherius includes:
- a CDS encoding NAD(P)H-dependent glycerol-3-phosphate dehydrogenase → MSRPVPVLGAGGWGTALAVAVARADREAILWARRPDFASRLAEVRENREYLPGVSLPDTVTVTSDLKSAVAAADFALVVVPSVGVPELLAALPRELGVVLCAKGLAPDGGRLTDLARELGLTHVAVLSGPNHAEEVGRGLPAATVVASADPDLAQAVQAALVSPALRVYTSTDELGVELGGVLKNVIALAAGMGDGLRLGDNAKASLITRGLREMGRYLEALGAHEDTVYGLSGLGDLVATATSRHSRNRAAGEAIARGESPAQGGKVVEGLRTAGLLDVWATAHGHDLPIVRAVAKVTGGEWTPAMGLAHLMERDAKPELEG